One genomic window of Wenzhouxiangella sp. XN201 includes the following:
- a CDS encoding dihydrolipoyl dehydrogenase, with the protein MPHHRLIILGAGTAGLSAWKQAGDFTDEIVMIDPGPLGTTCARVGCMPSKALLQIAKEIHQARRLHENGLLTGQAAEVDGAAVMTRVRELRDRFTAGPLKAVDRMGERYINGRARFTGPDCIEVNGETHSADGIVAAIGTKPLVPGNWPDLGEQLLTSDSIFEMADLPRRVGVIGAGAIGCELGQALAMLGCEVHLFGRDHRLAGTASDAVNEVIGQALSDSLHLHLGENAEPVRLDDGVAIQVGDEQIEVDAVVAAIGRRPVIDDLGLEALGVALNENGLPEIDPVSLRAGDAPVWFAGDINGIRPLMHEAADEGRLAAWHALHPDADCLGRRTPMAIVFTEPQVAWAGRRSGDLPDGAITGQSDFSRQGRAIIKGYQHGLMQIHAEENGQLIGAEMACAGAEHLAHELAWLIQQEMHVIEALQLPFYHPVLEEGLRTALHDIRRQLPERERRPDLPLCDDAPASLPGT; encoded by the coding sequence ATGCCGCATCATCGACTGATTATTCTCGGGGCCGGCACCGCCGGCCTCAGCGCCTGGAAACAGGCCGGCGACTTCACCGACGAAATTGTCATGATCGACCCCGGTCCGCTGGGTACGACCTGTGCACGGGTCGGCTGTATGCCCTCCAAGGCCCTGCTGCAGATCGCCAAGGAAATACACCAGGCACGTCGGCTGCATGAGAATGGCTTGCTGACCGGACAAGCCGCTGAGGTTGACGGCGCGGCCGTGATGACGCGTGTGCGTGAACTGCGCGATCGTTTCACCGCCGGCCCGCTCAAGGCGGTCGACCGCATGGGCGAGCGCTATATCAATGGGCGGGCGCGTTTCACGGGGCCCGATTGCATCGAGGTCAATGGTGAAACCCACAGCGCTGACGGCATCGTCGCAGCCATCGGCACCAAGCCCCTGGTCCCCGGAAACTGGCCCGACCTGGGCGAGCAGCTGCTGACCAGCGATTCCATTTTCGAGATGGCCGATCTCCCCCGACGCGTCGGCGTGATCGGTGCCGGTGCGATCGGCTGCGAGCTCGGCCAGGCCCTGGCGATGCTCGGCTGCGAAGTCCACCTGTTCGGACGTGACCACCGCTTGGCCGGAACAGCCAGCGACGCCGTCAACGAGGTGATCGGGCAGGCCTTGTCCGATTCGCTGCATCTGCACCTGGGCGAGAACGCCGAACCGGTCAGGCTCGACGACGGCGTGGCCATACAGGTCGGCGATGAGCAAATCGAAGTGGATGCGGTCGTCGCCGCCATCGGCCGCCGACCGGTCATCGACGATCTCGGGCTCGAAGCACTGGGCGTGGCTCTCAACGAAAACGGCCTGCCCGAGATCGATCCGGTCAGCCTGCGGGCCGGCGATGCACCCGTCTGGTTCGCCGGCGATATCAACGGTATTCGTCCGCTCATGCACGAAGCCGCCGACGAAGGCCGACTGGCAGCCTGGCACGCCCTGCATCCCGATGCCGACTGTCTCGGCCGACGCACGCCAATGGCGATCGTCTTTACCGAACCGCAGGTTGCATGGGCCGGCCGGCGAAGCGGTGATCTGCCGGATGGGGCCATCACCGGGCAAAGCGATTTCTCGCGCCAGGGCCGGGCGATCATCAAGGGCTACCAACACGGCCTGATGCAGATCCATGCCGAGGAGAACGGTCAGCTAATCGGCGCCGAAATGGCCTGCGCCGGCGCCGAGCACCTGGCCCATGAACTGGCCTGGCTGATCCAGCAGGAGATGCACGTGATCGAGGCGCTGCAACTCCCCTTCTACCACCCGGTGCTGGAAGAGGGGCTGCGCACTGCCTTGCACGATATCCGGCGGCAGTTACCCGAGCGCGAGCGGCGACCGGACCTGCCCCTGTGTGACGACGCCCCGGCATCCCTTCCGGGCACCTGA
- a CDS encoding multicopper oxidase domain-containing protein produces MIRSKSTTVAAMALALSFGAGSVSANDRLVHDGEFMVDGMIFGLPEARVYTEDYSGPPVVGDYLTAVPHLAELDYDGNRTHEVRMDVISQQIEIAPGKFYNAWTFGGSVPGPTLHVREGDRVVFTMKNRSDEPVVITEPVAGGSPFFGQIRANPIQNNQPAVSAMPHSMDFHSGTVAADDKWRTIPPGVTIEFEWVANYPGVYMYHCGTPSVLMHTAQGQYGAVVVSPKNGFPTDDQVDREYVLVQSEFYLTEDEYNEGYRYDHEAAMARNPSHVTFNGHINTLHDQPLRANAGERVRLYVLNAGPSDTSSFHVIGAIFDRVWYEGNVENEWRGMQTVLLGASNGAVMDFIVPEEGSYKLVDHEFADAERGAAGTLIAGPRQQ; encoded by the coding sequence ATGATACGCAGCAAGTCTACAACAGTCGCCGCCATGGCCCTGGCACTCAGCTTCGGCGCCGGCTCAGTTTCCGCCAACGACCGCCTCGTCCACGACGGCGAATTCATGGTCGACGGCATGATCTTCGGCCTGCCCGAAGCCCGCGTCTACACCGAAGACTACAGCGGCCCGCCGGTGGTGGGCGACTACCTCACGGCCGTGCCCCACCTGGCCGAACTCGACTACGACGGCAATCGCACGCACGAAGTGCGCATGGACGTGATTTCCCAGCAGATCGAGATTGCACCGGGCAAGTTCTACAATGCCTGGACCTTCGGCGGCAGCGTGCCCGGCCCGACCCTGCATGTGCGCGAAGGCGACCGCGTGGTGTTCACCATGAAGAACCGCTCGGACGAACCGGTGGTGATCACCGAGCCGGTCGCAGGCGGCAGTCCCTTCTTCGGCCAGATCCGCGCCAACCCGATCCAGAACAACCAGCCGGCTGTCAGTGCGATGCCGCATTCGATGGATTTTCACAGCGGCACCGTGGCCGCCGACGACAAGTGGCGGACCATTCCCCCGGGCGTGACCATCGAGTTCGAATGGGTCGCCAACTACCCCGGCGTGTACATGTACCACTGCGGCACTCCCAGCGTGCTGATGCACACCGCCCAGGGCCAGTACGGCGCCGTCGTGGTCTCGCCCAAGAACGGTTTTCCCACCGATGACCAGGTCGACCGCGAGTATGTATTGGTGCAGTCGGAGTTCTACCTGACCGAGGACGAGTACAACGAAGGCTACCGCTACGACCACGAAGCGGCCATGGCCCGCAATCCCAGCCACGTGACCTTCAACGGGCACATCAACACCCTGCACGACCAGCCGCTGCGCGCCAACGCCGGTGAGCGGGTCCGCCTGTACGTGCTCAATGCCGGTCCCAGCGACACCTCCAGCTTCCACGTCATCGGCGCGATCTTCGACCGGGTCTGGTACGAAGGCAACGTCGAGAACGAATGGCGCGGCATGCAGACGGTTCTGCTCGGCGCCAGCAACGGTGCGGTAATGGACTTCATCGTGCCCGAGGAAGGCAGCTACAAGCTGGTCGACCACGAGTTCGCCGACGCCGAGCGCGGTGCCGCCGGCACGCTGATCGCCGGACCGCGCCAACAGTAG
- a CDS encoding formylglycine-generating enzyme family protein produces the protein MRTMLIVLALSLSMTALAEETDIVFIDGGDWELPIVREDTGGPGRVDDFALDARQVTNAEFREFVAANPEWRRDRAPGIFRDDRYLAHWPAADALGEGNAAPDRPVTRVSWYAARAYCRELGGRLPTMTQWEYAAERQREALGVTPDDYARKLFSWYANPGAGALSPVARGKAPGLGIHDLHGLVLEWVEDFQLVLGRGDDIDLLTGSCGDTARFLPEFDQAHYATFLRFQSRSNYRPETTTSTLGFRCAYDPGARP, from the coding sequence ATGCGCACCATGCTGATTGTCCTGGCGTTGAGTCTGTCCATGACAGCCTTGGCCGAGGAAACCGACATCGTGTTCATCGACGGCGGCGACTGGGAGCTGCCGATCGTGCGCGAAGACACGGGCGGCCCAGGCAGGGTCGACGACTTCGCGCTCGATGCCCGCCAGGTGACCAACGCCGAGTTCCGCGAATTCGTCGCAGCCAATCCCGAATGGCGCCGCGACCGCGCCCCGGGCATCTTCCGCGACGACCGTTACCTGGCGCACTGGCCCGCAGCCGACGCCCTGGGCGAAGGCAATGCGGCCCCCGACCGGCCCGTGACACGGGTGTCCTGGTACGCCGCCCGCGCCTACTGCAGGGAACTGGGCGGTCGGCTTCCGACCATGACCCAGTGGGAGTACGCCGCCGAACGCCAACGCGAGGCGCTGGGTGTGACTCCGGATGACTACGCCCGCAAGCTGTTCAGCTGGTACGCCAATCCCGGCGCGGGCGCGCTCTCGCCGGTCGCCCGGGGCAAGGCGCCCGGACTGGGGATCCACGACCTGCACGGCCTGGTACTCGAGTGGGTGGAAGACTTCCAGCTGGTGCTCGGCCGCGGCGACGACATCGACCTGCTGACCGGCTCCTGCGGCGACACGGCCCGCTTTCTGCCGGAGTTCGACCAGGCCCATTACGCCACCTTCCTGCGCTTCCAGTCGCGCAGCAACTACCGGCCCGAAACCACGACCAGCACACTGGGCTTCCGGTGTGCATACGATCCCGGAGCAAGACCATGA
- a CDS encoding SCO family protein, whose protein sequence is MNTQIALFLAATLMATAATAKEPQAGEHEGHDAHAHHTPMHAEAVTHDHSLFHLDAEWRTQQGEPFRLEQLAGRPTVITMIYGSCTTACPVLVNDARRIDRAAPVSIQDDLQVVIVSFDPARDTPERMADYADSYEVDAERWHFLHGDPADIRTLAAVLGVRYRDNGDGTFDHSNLISLLDTTGRVVHRSEGLARPVEPVVAALEQLPES, encoded by the coding sequence ATGAATACGCAAATCGCCCTCTTCCTGGCTGCCACCCTGATGGCCACAGCGGCCACTGCCAAAGAACCGCAGGCCGGAGAGCACGAGGGCCACGACGCCCATGCCCATCACACGCCGATGCACGCTGAAGCGGTAACGCACGACCACTCCCTGTTCCATCTAGACGCCGAATGGCGCACCCAGCAGGGAGAGCCCTTCCGGCTCGAACAGCTGGCCGGCAGGCCGACGGTCATCACCATGATCTACGGCTCGTGCACCACCGCCTGCCCGGTGCTGGTCAACGACGCGCGACGCATCGATCGCGCCGCGCCAGTTTCAATTCAGGACGACCTGCAAGTGGTCATCGTCAGCTTCGATCCGGCCCGCGACACGCCCGAACGCATGGCCGACTATGCCGATTCCTACGAAGTCGATGCCGAACGCTGGCATTTCCTGCACGGGGATCCGGCCGACATCCGCACCCTGGCAGCCGTGCTGGGCGTGCGCTATCGCGACAACGGCGACGGCACGTTCGACCACAGCAATCTGATCAGCCTGCTCGACACCACTGGCCGGGTGGTACACCGCAGCGAGGGCCTGGCACGTCCGGTCGAGCCGGTCGTGGCTGCGCTCGAGCAGCTGCCTGAAAGCTAG
- a CDS encoding bifunctional 4-hydroxy-2-oxoglutarate aldolase/2-dehydro-3-deoxy-phosphogluconate aldolase — protein sequence MTPTDFVQLLGRTRASAILRTHDADAAVHAMEAAVRGGFRICEFTLTIPDVFDIIRDFSKRHDDLVIGAGTVLEPDEAEQAVAAGAKFLVSPVTDEAVIDAANRLGVAAMPGTHTPTEMLRAHRAGAPLQKLFPAPGIGPDFVKACLGPMPFLNIVPTHGVTEGNATDWLAAGAHAIGFVAPLFDPQLVAAGDFEAIEARAGRLLAAVKAA from the coding sequence ATGACTCCCACCGACTTCGTCCAACTGCTCGGCCGCACCCGGGCATCCGCCATCCTCCGCACCCATGACGCCGATGCCGCGGTTCATGCCATGGAGGCGGCCGTGCGTGGCGGTTTCCGAATCTGCGAGTTCACCCTGACCATTCCCGATGTGTTCGACATCATTCGCGACTTCAGCAAGCGCCATGACGACCTGGTAATCGGTGCCGGTACGGTGCTTGAACCGGACGAGGCCGAGCAAGCGGTGGCGGCCGGTGCGAAGTTCCTGGTCTCGCCGGTTACCGACGAGGCGGTAATCGATGCCGCCAATCGATTGGGTGTGGCGGCCATGCCCGGCACGCACACGCCGACTGAAATGCTGCGTGCCCATCGCGCCGGTGCGCCGTTGCAGAAGCTGTTCCCGGCGCCGGGAATCGGCCCGGATTTCGTCAAGGCCTGCCTGGGTCCAATGCCGTTTCTTAATATCGTGCCGACGCACGGGGTAACGGAAGGCAACGCTACCGACTGGCTGGCGGCCGGGGCGCATGCAATCGGATTCGTGGCCCCGCTGTTCGACCCGCAGCTCGTGGCCGCGGGCGATTTCGAGGCAATCGAGGCGCGTGCCGGGCGATTGCTGGCTGCGGTGAAGGCTGCCTAG